The following nucleotide sequence is from bacterium.
GTCCATCCCCTCCGGCAGGTCCGGCTTTTTCCCGGCTTGATAAGCCTCGATCATGAGGTCCTCGAAGCGGTCTTCTTCCACCTTCTTCGTCTTGCCCGCCTGTTCCATCCAGGCGAACTGCCGTTTCCAGGTCTCGACCAGGGGCACGGTGGTCTTGAAGCCCAGGTCCCGCTCGGCCTTCGAGTTATCGAAGAGGGAAGGGTATTGGTAGATGTATTTCACCCCGACCGCCCGGTGGGGGGCCTGGGCGTAGAGCCAGTCGGTGGGGATGTGCGCCGGAACGAACTTGCCGCCCACCGCCTGGGCCATGGCTTCGTAGACCCCGTCCCAGGTGGTGTGCTCGTGGCTGGTGACGTGGTAGGCCTGGCCATAGGCCTTGGGGTTCAGGAGCGAGTTCACGAAGGCGCGGGCCACGTCGGACACGTGGGCCACCGCCCAGGCGGTCCTACCGTCGTCCATGACGATGACGGGCAGGCCCTGCTTCAAGCGGTTGGGCAGGCTGTTGTCGAAGACCAGGCCCGGATACTCGGCGCCTTCCCCCGTCGTATAGGAAGGGCGAAGGATGGTCGTCGAGAGGCCGCCTTTGCCATTGGCGGAAAGGATCGTTGATTCGATCCTCGATTTGTTCCTCCCGTAGTCGCCCACGGGTCGGTGGGGTTCATCGTCGGTGGCGGGCAATCGGGTCATGGGGCCGCCATAGACGCAGACGGTGGAGCAGACGACCAGGTGTTGGACGCGGCCGGTGAAGGCCCGCAACAGGGAA
It contains:
- a CDS encoding NAD-dependent epimerase/dehydratase family protein; this translates as MKVLLIGGTGVISTSIVDQLLQRGDEVTLFNRGVSPRRFSGEVRQIQGSRWDYPAFEAEMARHRFDAVIDMVAFAPENAYSLLRAFTGRVQHLVVCSTVCVYGGPMTRLPATDDEPHRPVGDYGRNKSRIESTILSANGKGGLSTTILRPSYTTGEGAEYPGLVFDNSLPNRLKQGLPVIVMDDGRTAWAVAHVSDVARAFVNSLLNPKAYGQAYHVTSHEHTTWDGVYEAMAQAVGGKFVPAHIPTDWLYAQAPHRAVGVKYIYQYPSLFDNSKAERDLGFKTTVPLVETWKRQFAWMEQAGKTKKVEEDRFEDLMIEAYQAGKKPDLPEGMDWNPWGNQTTG